The Planctomycetota bacterium genome segment GAGGGGCGGTACTACATTGTGTACACGGCGGTCTCGCGGTTCGGGCCTCGGATTGCGCTGGCGCGGACGGAAGACTTTCACCACTTCGAGCGCATCGCGCTCATCTCCGGGCACGGGAACAAGGACGGCGTGCTGTTCCCGGAGAGGATCGGGGGCCTGTATGCGCGGCTGGACCGTCCGATCGGGCGGGGCATCGGGAGCGTGTGGATCTCGTACTCGCCGGACCTCGTGAACTGGGGCCGCAGCGAATGGGTCTTCGGCCCGCGCGACCGCTACTGGGATTCGTACCGCGTCGGGGCGAGCGCCCCGCCCATTAAGACGGATCGCGGCTGGCTGGAGATTTATCACGGCGTGCGGATGACGAGCGGCGGCCCGATCTACCGCGCGGGGGCCGTCATGCTGGACCTGGAGAACCCGGCGAAGGTGGTCGGCCGCTGCCTGCCGCCCATCCTCAGCCCGCGCGAGATCTACGAGCGCGTGGGCGACATCGGCAACGTGGTGTTCGTCGGCGGGGCCATCGTCGAACCGGACGGCGAAGTGAAGGTCTATTACGGCGCGGCCGACACGGCCATCTGCGTTGCCACCGCGCCCCTCCAGGACATCATCGACTGCTGCTTCGAGTGCGGCGACTAACAACGGCGCGCCGCTCACTTACGTTCGCGGCTCGGCAAGGTGCACTGGCTACGATCACGCCTCTTCGATGACCTTGCATCCCATCGCCTCCGCCAGGGCGGAGACGGGCGCCTTCAGGTCTCCGTAGAACGTAACGCGGTGCCAGCCCCAGCGGTCCCACTCGGCGAAGAGTTTCTCGATGTCGCCGACCGGCTCGGCGACGAGTTTGGTGCGGCACGCGCGGTCGTCGGGGTCGTTCCCCACGGCCTTGGCCTGGTGAAAGAGCATTTCCTTCTTATCCGGCCATATTTCGAGGGTCGTCGTCATGTAACCCGGCGGCAGGATGGAGCGGACGGACGCCCCCTGCCGGTCCTCGGAGTGGGTGAGGATGTGGAAGGGGTTCGCCGGGCCCTGCGGCCCGAACACCCTGTTCGATGCCACGCAGTGGGCGTAGATGATCCGGCGCTTGGCGGTGTCGATGACCGGGTCGGAGATGTAGCCCGGCCGGCCCTGCGTCAGGGCCGTGATCGCCACCATGGTGGCCGTGGACCGCACGTCGCACTCGCACGCGCCGACGAGCCCCTCGTTGTTCAGTTCGTGGAACCCCAGGCATGGATACGCATGGATGTGTCCGCCGTAGAACCCTCCGAGACAGTTGATCGTGATCGCGTTGGCCCCGCGCTTCTTGAGGACCTCCTTCATGCCCAGGTACATCGCCGCCGACGTCTCGAGCGTTTCGCGCGACACGTCGACGACCGACGCCGCGGTCTTCTGCCAGCGGTCGGCCGCCTCGCGGGCCTGGTCCTTGTCGGCGGCCTTCCAGGCCTCGTTGACCTCGGCGAACGACACGTTTTCCATCGGGATGCCCCCGACGGGCGCCGCTGGGCCGGCCTCCTGGCTGCGGACGGCGAGGATTTTCGATTCCTTCATCCGCGCAAGGCACTCCTCGGTTGAGATGCACTTGACGGGGTCGGGCGTGCAGGCGAGGTCTCCGGGCTTGGGCGTGCGGTCGCGGCGGACCTTGGCCGTGGCCGCCGCAAAATCGAACCCGGGGTTGCCGCGCGCCGCCTCAAAGCACTTGACGGCCTCCACCAGGTCCTCCATCCGCGACGAGGCCACAAAGCCCACGTTGGCCGCCTTCTGCCTCAGAAACGCCGCCGTGTACACCATGAACCCGCCGCTGCCGGCGTACGTGAAATCGGCATAGAGGGTGGGCTTGCCTGTGGCGGCTGCAGTCTGGACGACCTTGGGC includes the following:
- a CDS encoding glycoside hydrolase family 130 protein, which encodes MPARMGRDLLHRWPQNPILTVRDIPYRCNTVFNGTPVRIDGEYRLIVRVEGQQGYSFLALARSEDGLRFTVEAKPCMLPARRGPFVVWEERGIEDPRLTCLEGRYYIVYTAVSRFGPRIALARTEDFHHFERIALISGHGNKDGVLFPERIGGLYARLDRPIGRGIGSVWISYSPDLVNWGRSEWVFGPRDRYWDSYRVGASAPPIKTDRGWLEIYHGVRMTSGGPIYRAGAVMLDLENPAKVVGRCLPPILSPREIYERVGDIGNVVFVGGAIVEPDGEVKVYYGAADTAICVATAPLQDIIDCCFECGD